One stretch of Macrotis lagotis isolate mMagLag1 chromosome 7, bilby.v1.9.chrom.fasta, whole genome shotgun sequence DNA includes these proteins:
- the LOC141494106 gene encoding taste receptor type 2 member 41-like: MLGPFIIFAMVFYVLMCSLGIMANGFIVVVLGREWVRCHRLSPCDMILMSLGASRFCLQWVGMIEDFYYFLHHLQYPITRLYFGIYWDFLNSATFWFGSWLGILFCVKIANFTHPIFLWLKWRVPGLMPWFLLSSLFICFIGTLLFLIGNIALYQTFLQGTFSGNISLNSFAKTQEIHYFLPLKLISLSIPCSMFVVSTVLLITSLRRHSWRMQRSAHNTQDPSTQAHTRALRSLVSFLVLYALSFLSLIIDVAMLSGFEGTWYWPWQILIYTSTSIHPFILILGNSQLGATLMKLLLLPKTFWKEKGTSFPG, translated from the coding sequence ATGCTGGGACCATTTATAATCTTTGCTATGGTCTTCTATGTCTTAATGTGCTCTCTGGGGATCATGGCTAATGGCTTCATTGTTGTGGTACTGGGAAGGGAGTGGGTTCGATGCCACCGATTGTCTCCCTGTGACATGATCCTGATGAGTTTGGGCGCTTCCCGCTTCTGCCTGCAGTGGGTTGGAATGATCGAggatttttactattttcttcacCACCTACAATATCCCATAACCCGCCTGTACTTTGGGATTTACTGGGATTTTCTGAATTCAGCCACATTCTGGTTTGGTTCTTGGCTTGGTATCCTCTTCTGTGTGAAGATTGCGAACTTCACTCACCCCATTTTCCTTTGGCTGAAGTGGAGAGTCCCAGGACTAATGCCCTGGTTCTTACTTAGCTCCCTGTTTATCTGTTTCATTGGCACCTTGCTATTTCTTATAGGAAATATTGCTTTGTACCAAACTTTCTTGCAGGGGACATTCTCTGGGAACATAAGTTTAAATAGTTTTGCTAAGACCCAAGAAATCCACTATTTTCTCCCTTTGAAACTCATTTCTTTGTCTATCCCCTGTTCTATGTTTGTAGTCTCAACAGTTCTGCTGATTACCTCTCTGCGGAGACACTCCTGGAGAATGCAGCGTAGTGCCCACAATACCCAGGATCCTAGTACTCAGGCTCACACAAGAGCTCTGAGGTCTCTGGTCTCCTTCCTCGTGCTTTATGcactttcttttctgtctttgatcattgatGTTGCTATGCTTTCTGGCTTTGAGGGTACCTGGTACTGGCCGTGGCAAATTTTGATTTACACAAGCAcatctattcatccatttatCCTTATCCTTGGCAACTCTCAACTAGGAGCTACACTCATGAAGCTTCTTCTTTTGCCAAAAACCTTCTGGAAAGAGAAGGGGACATCATTTCCTGGCTAA